The following are encoded in a window of Streptomyces sp. SAT1 genomic DNA:
- a CDS encoding cytochrome P450, which yields MAISDPHPFPFQETDELLIEPRFEELRESEPLCPVRLAHGEPAWLVTRYEDVKTVLGDARFSRAEATARDEPRTRYHRGLPGNILAFDPPEHTRLRRVVAKAFTARRVEALRARAQTISDGLVDAMTGRGAPADLVADFALPLPVTVICELLGVPVEDRTRFRLWSDALLSTTRFTPEEVERYADELSDYMAALVAERRKEPSDDLLGVMVAARDEQDRLSEEELVAMGVSVLVAGHETTASQIPNFVYTLFEHPAELARLRADLDLVPQAVEELMRFVPLGSGGVARYALEDVELSGGVVRAGEPVVASNASANRDTAVYSCPERLDLTRQEASHVGFGHGPHHCLGAQLARMELQVALRTLLGRLPGLRPADTGEDFVWKTGAGVKGLQKMLVTWDPS from the coding sequence ATGGCCATCAGCGATCCTCACCCGTTCCCCTTCCAGGAGACCGACGAACTGCTCATCGAGCCGCGCTTCGAGGAACTGCGCGAGAGCGAGCCGCTGTGCCCGGTGCGCCTGGCCCACGGCGAGCCCGCCTGGCTGGTGACCCGGTACGAGGACGTGAAGACCGTCCTGGGCGACGCCCGGTTCAGCCGGGCCGAGGCGACGGCCCGGGACGAGCCCAGGACGCGCTACCACCGCGGTCTGCCCGGCAACATCCTGGCGTTCGACCCGCCCGAGCACACCCGGCTGCGGCGGGTGGTCGCCAAGGCGTTCACCGCGCGCCGCGTCGAGGCGCTGCGGGCACGGGCCCAGACGATCTCCGACGGGCTCGTCGACGCGATGACCGGACGCGGCGCGCCCGCCGACCTGGTGGCCGACTTCGCGCTCCCGCTGCCCGTCACGGTCATCTGCGAACTGCTCGGCGTGCCCGTCGAGGACCGCACCCGGTTCCGCCTCTGGTCGGACGCCCTGCTGTCGACCACGCGCTTCACCCCCGAAGAGGTCGAGCGCTACGCCGACGAGCTGTCCGACTACATGGCCGCGCTGGTCGCCGAGCGGCGCAAGGAGCCCAGCGACGACCTGCTCGGCGTGATGGTGGCGGCGCGGGACGAGCAGGACCGGCTCTCCGAGGAGGAGCTGGTCGCCATGGGCGTCAGCGTCCTGGTCGCCGGGCACGAGACCACCGCCAGCCAGATCCCCAACTTCGTGTACACGCTGTTCGAGCACCCCGCCGAGCTGGCCCGGCTCCGCGCCGACCTGGACCTCGTGCCGCAGGCGGTGGAGGAGCTGATGCGGTTCGTGCCCCTGGGCAGCGGCGGTGTCGCCCGCTACGCCCTGGAGGACGTCGAGCTGAGCGGCGGCGTGGTGCGCGCGGGCGAACCGGTCGTCGCCTCCAACGCGTCCGCCAACCGCGACACCGCCGTCTACAGCTGTCCCGAGCGGCTCGACCTCACCCGCCAGGAGGCGTCGCACGTCGGCTTCGGCCACGGCCCCCACCACTGCCTGGGCGCCCAACTGGCGCGTATGGAGCTACAGGTGGCCCTGCGCACCCTGCTGGGACGGCTGCCCGGCCTGCGCCCGGCCGACACCGGCGAGGACTTCGTGTGGAAGACGGGCGCCGGGGTGAAGGGCCTGCAGAAGATGCTCGTGACCTGGGACCCGTCATGA
- a CDS encoding ferredoxin: MTARDGLRSRGAPAPAPGPDEEAWRVRVDEKACMATGICAGVAPGRFRIRDGASHPEAEITAPAPELVDAAESCPMEAILVTDRDSGARIAPEE; this comes from the coding sequence ATGACCGCCCGGGACGGCCTGCGGTCGCGCGGCGCACCGGCACCGGCCCCGGGACCGGACGAGGAGGCATGGCGGGTGCGGGTCGACGAGAAGGCGTGCATGGCCACCGGCATCTGCGCGGGCGTCGCACCCGGGCGCTTCCGGATCCGCGACGGCGCCTCGCACCCGGAGGCGGAGATCACCGCGCCCGCGCCGGAACTGGTCGACGCGGCCGAGTCCTGCCCCATGGAGGCGATCCTCGTGACCGATCGCGACTCCGGTGCCCGGATCGCTCCGGAGGAGTAG
- a CDS encoding TetR/AcrR family transcriptional regulator yields the protein MSGETRASHRERSKARRREAIRRSGMRLFAEQGYDGTTIADIAEAADVAPRTVSLYFPSKHDIALSVPDEVAARLTTVFKDRPDSGFLDVVDTWLLGEADALDPELVTLLTAMYEANPALRAHGSSQITEAVRITGPALTAATGLPADHPMNAVVGAAVGAALSQYFATILQSEDDGGTHRQFMACLRALIDTARQGAPGT from the coding sequence ATGAGCGGCGAGACGAGGGCGTCCCACCGGGAGCGCAGCAAGGCGAGACGGCGGGAGGCCATCAGGCGCTCGGGCATGCGCCTGTTCGCCGAGCAGGGCTACGACGGCACGACCATCGCCGACATCGCCGAGGCGGCCGACGTCGCACCCCGGACGGTCTCCCTGTACTTCCCCTCCAAGCACGACATCGCCCTGTCCGTGCCCGACGAGGTCGCGGCCCGGCTCACCACCGTCTTCAAGGACCGGCCCGACTCCGGGTTCCTCGACGTCGTCGACACCTGGCTGCTGGGCGAGGCCGACGCCCTGGACCCGGAACTCGTCACGCTGCTCACCGCGATGTACGAGGCCAACCCGGCGCTCCGGGCGCACGGCAGCAGCCAGATCACCGAGGCCGTACGCATCACGGGCCCCGCGCTGACCGCCGCCACCGGGCTGCCCGCCGACCACCCGATGAACGCGGTCGTCGGCGCCGCCGTGGGGGCCGCCCTCAGCCAGTACTTCGCGACCATCCTCCAGAGCGAGGACGACGGCGGCACGCACCGCCAGTTCATGGCCTGTCTGCGCGCCCTGATCGACACGGCCCGGCAGGGCGCCCCCGGCACCTGA
- a CDS encoding glycosyltransferase translates to MSTRTSTVSAADFTVVVAAPEGDAEPALRSVARQSPPPAAVVLVTGGGPEPEKGEVRPVRAAPGAAGDACTAAARAARTPYVAFLQGRDEVLPGWLEHLARAAAEDAALIECGVLRLRESGLIDGIALPPDVPGGADVAYAVRRALLGESDGAVRGGGRYTRVTVPRLLVRRRTGEGAATGAAARAARADVLRALSPAARAAEADIEPPRPGRRPELVSVVLPVRDGALTLPAQLDALGRQTYQGPWEVVVVDNGSVDGTREVARAARAVLPALRIVDARDRAGESYARNRGIAEARGDLVAFCDADDVAAEGWLAALAAAAPDAALIGGSLDTALLSPAHADEQPLPMTAQTDFLPFARGANCAAWKEVLDAVGGWDEHYVGGGEDMDLSWRARLSHHRLGYAPDARMHYRLRGELSSLARQKWNYGRSGARLYDAYRHAGFRRRDGATVLMNWSWLLLHSPDLARSPALRRRWVRYGARLAGFLAGSVEQGVAYL, encoded by the coding sequence ATGAGCACACGGACGAGCACCGTGAGCGCGGCGGACTTCACCGTGGTCGTGGCGGCGCCCGAGGGCGACGCCGAGCCCGCCCTGCGGTCCGTGGCCCGGCAGTCGCCGCCGCCCGCCGCGGTCGTCCTGGTCACCGGGGGCGGCCCGGAGCCGGAAAAGGGCGAGGTGCGCCCGGTCCGCGCGGCCCCCGGTGCGGCGGGCGACGCCTGTACGGCGGCGGCCCGCGCGGCGCGCACACCGTACGTGGCGTTCCTCCAGGGCCGGGACGAGGTGCTGCCGGGCTGGCTGGAGCATCTGGCGCGGGCGGCGGCCGAGGACGCGGCCCTGATCGAGTGCGGTGTGCTGCGGCTGCGGGAGAGCGGTCTGATCGACGGCATCGCGCTGCCGCCGGACGTGCCGGGCGGGGCCGATGTCGCCTACGCGGTGCGCCGCGCCCTGCTCGGCGAGTCGGACGGGGCGGTGCGCGGCGGCGGCCGGTACACGAGGGTCACCGTGCCCCGGCTGCTGGTGCGCCGCCGCACCGGCGAGGGCGCGGCCACGGGTGCCGCGGCCCGTGCCGCGCGCGCCGACGTCCTGCGCGCACTGTCCCCGGCCGCGCGCGCCGCCGAAGCGGACATCGAGCCGCCCCGGCCGGGCCGCCGCCCCGAACTGGTCTCGGTCGTGCTCCCGGTGCGCGACGGCGCGCTCACACTCCCCGCCCAGCTGGACGCCCTCGGCCGCCAGACGTACCAAGGGCCCTGGGAGGTCGTCGTCGTCGACAACGGCTCGGTGGACGGCACCCGCGAGGTGGCCCGCGCGGCGCGTGCGGTGCTGCCCGCGCTGCGGATCGTGGACGCCCGCGACCGGGCGGGCGAGAGCTACGCCCGCAACCGCGGGATCGCCGAGGCGCGCGGCGATCTGGTCGCCTTCTGCGACGCCGACGACGTGGCCGCCGAGGGCTGGCTCGCGGCGCTGGCCGCGGCGGCGCCGGACGCCGCGCTGATCGGCGGCAGCCTGGACACCGCCCTGCTCAGCCCCGCCCACGCCGACGAGCAGCCGCTGCCGATGACCGCGCAGACCGACTTCCTGCCCTTCGCGCGCGGCGCCAACTGCGCGGCGTGGAAGGAGGTGCTGGACGCCGTCGGCGGCTGGGACGAGCACTATGTGGGCGGCGGCGAGGACATGGACCTGTCGTGGCGGGCCCGGTTGTCCCACCACCGGCTCGGCTACGCCCCCGACGCCCGGATGCACTACCGGCTGCGCGGTGAACTGTCCTCCCTGGCCCGGCAGAAGTGGAACTACGGCCGCTCCGGCGCCCGTCTGTACGACGCCTACCGGCACGCCGGGTTCCGGCGCCGCGACGGCGCCACGGTCCTGATGAACTGGTCCTGGCTGCTGCTGCACTCCCCCGACCTCGCCCGCTCCCCCGCCCTGCGCCGCCGCTGGGTCCGCTACGGCGCCCGGCTCGCGGGCTTCCTGGCGGGCAGTGTGGAGCAGGGGGTCGCCTATCTGTGA
- a CDS encoding glycosyltransferase family 2 protein, with protein sequence MRATAQGDPAVTVILPHYDCAAYLGAAVASVLGQDRPDLRLVVVDDCTPGESWTEALRPYTGDPRLHVLRASRNVGHLRLKNEVLRRVDTPYVAFQDADDISMPDRLRHQLALLERDRADLVGCAYEYIDAEGHGSGRRRMPRNGNLWLRLGRSTVLLHPSSVVRREVLERLGGFDGTVRLGADTDFHLRAARLFRLRSVRRVLYRYRIWPDSLTQAPDTGFGSARRRAYTEAMNAQEARRRAARTREELLPLLVAPPNDVEFTLHPVAPAG encoded by the coding sequence GTGCGGGCAACGGCACAGGGGGATCCGGCGGTGACCGTCATCCTGCCGCACTACGACTGCGCGGCCTATCTGGGCGCCGCCGTCGCCTCGGTCCTCGGCCAGGACCGGCCCGATCTGCGGCTGGTCGTGGTCGACGACTGCACGCCCGGCGAGAGCTGGACCGAGGCGCTGCGCCCGTACACCGGCGACCCCCGCCTCCACGTCCTGCGCGCCTCCCGCAACGTCGGGCATCTGCGCCTGAAGAACGAGGTGCTGCGCCGGGTGGACACCCCCTACGTGGCCTTCCAGGACGCCGACGACATCAGCATGCCGGACCGGCTGCGCCACCAACTGGCCCTGCTGGAACGGGACCGGGCCGACCTGGTCGGCTGCGCCTACGAGTACATCGACGCCGAGGGACACGGCTCGGGGCGGCGCCGGATGCCCCGCAACGGCAACCTGTGGCTGCGGCTGGGCCGCTCGACCGTCCTGCTGCACCCCTCCAGCGTGGTGCGCCGCGAGGTACTCGAACGGCTCGGCGGCTTCGACGGCACCGTGCGGCTGGGCGCCGACACCGACTTCCATCTCCGGGCGGCCCGGCTGTTCCGGCTGCGCAGCGTGCGCCGTGTCCTGTACCGCTACCGGATCTGGCCCGACTCCCTGACCCAGGCGCCGGACACCGGGTTCGGCTCCGCGCGGCGCCGGGCCTACACCGAGGCCATGAACGCGCAGGAGGCCCGCCGCCGCGCCGCCCGCACCCGCGAGGAACTGCTGCCGCTGCTGGTCGCCCCGCCCAACGACGTCGAGTTCACCCTGCACCCGGTGGCACCGGCCGGATGA
- a CDS encoding glycosyltransferase family A protein, whose translation MPGGIEDGRLWWQRAVARGFDPVPAPDGPVALVRGGRVLPGPEAPAALPAGGLGVLLPTYVARCGPDEQRTALRHLLAALAEVRAARPELPLTLWLGMQYGPGELAEAVRRLRELTGPGAGDETGAVRADATAPAPPDVVGFALPGPGKIRTVNAALRLARPLGHTGWLWTDDDVRLAPGCLVRLVDRFLERGATGAVGAHLSALPRASAAALTMDRVSRVTAPPAPYPAAACMLVAAGVLAGGIPARRLADDGHVLFALLDPAAPDPWHDLEVLPEARGSFYRVGRAHDTLRRLRRSLYSHVTCTADHPWPAARVYLTEVLFHGLWPLAPWDGSGGRVRGAKRWAVKAVQAAWFCSVAAGLAVRGALGRPLRHVPWGDDGDFRSPAAEGRPGAVPAAGH comes from the coding sequence ATGCCTGGGGGCATCGAGGACGGCCGCCTGTGGTGGCAGCGTGCGGTGGCCCGCGGATTCGATCCCGTGCCCGCGCCCGACGGGCCGGTGGCGCTGGTGCGCGGCGGCCGGGTGCTGCCCGGTCCCGAGGCGCCGGCCGCGCTGCCCGCCGGCGGGCTCGGGGTGCTGCTGCCCACCTATGTCGCCCGCTGCGGCCCGGACGAACAGCGCACGGCGCTGCGGCACTTGCTGGCCGCGCTCGCCGAAGTCCGCGCGGCCCGCCCGGAGCTGCCGCTGACGCTCTGGCTCGGGATGCAGTACGGCCCGGGAGAACTGGCCGAGGCCGTGCGCCGGTTGCGCGAGCTGACCGGCCCCGGGGCCGGGGACGAGACCGGGGCCGTGCGGGCGGACGCGACCGCGCCCGCCCCGCCGGACGTGGTCGGCTTCGCGCTGCCGGGTCCCGGGAAGATCCGCACCGTCAACGCGGCGCTGCGGCTGGCCCGGCCGCTGGGGCACACGGGCTGGCTGTGGACCGACGACGACGTACGGCTGGCGCCGGGGTGTCTGGTCCGGCTCGTCGACCGCTTCCTGGAGCGCGGCGCCACCGGCGCCGTCGGCGCGCACCTGTCCGCCCTGCCGCGCGCCTCGGCCGCCGCCCTCACCATGGACCGCGTCTCCCGGGTGACGGCGCCGCCCGCGCCGTATCCGGCGGCGGCCTGCATGCTCGTGGCCGCCGGCGTCCTGGCCGGGGGCATCCCGGCCCGCCGGCTCGCGGACGACGGCCATGTGCTCTTCGCCCTCCTGGACCCGGCCGCGCCCGATCCGTGGCACGACCTGGAGGTGCTGCCCGAGGCGCGGGGCTCCTTCTACCGGGTGGGCCGCGCCCACGACACGCTGCGGCGGCTGCGCCGCTCCCTGTACAGCCATGTGACCTGCACGGCCGACCACCCGTGGCCCGCCGCCCGCGTCTACCTCACCGAGGTCCTCTTCCACGGCCTGTGGCCGCTGGCGCCCTGGGACGGCTCCGGCGGACGGGTGCGGGGCGCCAAGCGGTGGGCCGTCAAGGCGGTGCAGGCGGCCTGGTTCTGCTCGGTCGCCGCGGGCCTGGCCGTCCGCGGCGCCCTGGGCCGCCCGCTGCGGCACGTGCCGTGGGGCGACGACGGCGACTTCCGCAGCCCGGCGGCCGAGGGGCGGCCCGGGGCCGTACCGGCGGCCGGGCACTGA
- a CDS encoding ABC transporter ATP-binding protein gives MEYAPSAAQRLAGASGDAGRDVLLHARGIVKRYGRRSVLDGVDLAVRAGEVAAVVGSNGAGKSTLLKICAGLVRPDKGRVTVAGRLGYCPQDAGVMDFLTPREHFTLFGAGAAMSRPDADRRGRELAARLDWPVARTTLAKDLSGGTRQKLNVVLSALADPEVLLLDEPYQGFDRGSYVDFWQNVWRWREEGRAVVVVTHLLHQLDQVDHVLDLTPATRGARR, from the coding sequence ATGGAGTACGCACCGAGCGCCGCACAGCGGTTAGCGGGCGCGTCCGGCGACGCCGGACGCGACGTCCTGCTGCACGCGCGCGGCATCGTGAAGCGCTACGGCCGCCGCAGCGTCCTGGACGGCGTCGATCTGGCGGTCCGGGCCGGCGAGGTCGCGGCGGTCGTCGGCAGCAACGGGGCGGGCAAGTCCACGCTGCTGAAGATCTGCGCCGGACTCGTCCGTCCGGACAAGGGACGGGTCACCGTCGCGGGACGGCTCGGCTACTGCCCGCAGGACGCCGGTGTCATGGACTTCCTCACACCGCGCGAGCACTTCACCCTCTTCGGCGCGGGCGCCGCGATGAGCCGCCCCGACGCCGACCGGCGCGGCCGCGAACTCGCCGCCCGGCTGGACTGGCCGGTGGCCCGCACCACCCTCGCCAAGGACCTCTCCGGCGGCACCCGGCAGAAACTCAACGTCGTCCTGTCCGCGCTCGCCGACCCCGAGGTCCTGCTGCTCGACGAGCCCTACCAGGGCTTCGACCGCGGCTCCTACGTCGACTTCTGGCAGAACGTGTGGCGCTGGCGCGAGGAGGGCCGGGCGGTCGTCGTCGTCACCCACCTGCTCCACCAGCTCGACCAGGTCGACCACGTCCTGGACCTCACCCCCGCGACCCGGGGGGCCCGCCGGTGA